In a single window of the Manis pentadactyla isolate mManPen7 chromosome 14, mManPen7.hap1, whole genome shotgun sequence genome:
- the MLEC gene encoding malectin, translated as MLGARAGEGAAAALLRLLLLLLLLLPPAFRGPRLGVVRAAAAGLPDSVIWAVNAGGEAHVDVHGIHFRKDPLEGRVGRASDYGMKLPILRSNPEDQILYQTERYNEETFGYEVPIKEEGDYVLVLKFAEVYFAQSQQKVFDVRLNGHVVVKDLDIFDRVGHSTAHDEIIPMSIKKGKLSVQGEVSTFTGKLYIEFVKGYYDNPKVCALYIMAGTVDDVPKLQPHPGLEKKEEEEEEEEYDEGSNLKRQTNKNRVQSGPRTPNPYASDNSSLMFPILVAFGVFIPTLFCLCRL; from the exons ATGCTGGGCGCCCGAGCGGGTGAGGGCGCGGCCGCGGCGCTCCTacgcctgctgctgctgctgctactgctgctgccgCCGGCGTTCCGGGGGCCGCGGCTCGGCGTGGTTCGCGCGGCTGCGGCCGGGCTCCCGGACAGCGTCATCTGGGCCGTCAACGCGGGCGGCGAGGCGCATGTGGACGTGCACGGGATTCACTTCCGCAAGGACCCTTTGGAGGGCCGGGTGGGCCGAG CCTCTGACTATGGTATGAAACTGCCGATCCTGCGGTCCAACCCTGAGGACCAGATCCTATATCAGACAGAGCGGTACAACGAGGAGACGTTTGGCTATGAAGTACCCATCAAGGAGGAGGGGGACTATGTGTTAGTGCTGAAATTTGCTGAGGTCTATTTTGCACAGTCCCAGCAGAAG GTATTTGATGTGCGGTTGAATGGCCATGTTGTGGTTAAGGATTTGGATATCTTTGATCGTGTCGGGCATAGCACAGCTCATGATGAAATCATCCCTATGAGCATCAAAAAGGGGAAGCTGAGTGTCCAGGGAGAGGTGTCTACCTTCACGGGGAAACTCTACATCGAATTTGTCAAG GGGTACTATGACAATCCCAAAGTATGTGCACTCTACATCATGGCTGGGACAGTGGATG ATGTACCAAAGCTGCAGCCTCATCCAGGcctggagaagaaagaagaggaagaagaagaagaagaatacgATGAAGGGTCTAATCTCAAAAGACAGACCAATAAGAACCGTGTGCAGTCAGGACCCCGCACGCCCAACCCCTATGCCTCGGACAACAGCAGCCTCATGTTTCCCATCCTGGTGGCCTTCGGAGTCTTCATTCCAACCCTCTTCTGCCTCTGCCGGTTGTGA